One genomic region from Jilunia laotingensis encodes:
- a CDS encoding WecB/TagA/CpsF family glycosyltransferase: MIKQIYQIFYDKLPNTLNDILPVYDRCKLVTCLNPYYLVKLTPIDYSLYENFDYIPSDGMGPIKLNKYCGHQKSIRLSFDLSAMAGPVFRDMISHNESMYVLGAKPGEVDKSVQTIKQNFEGIKIAGFHHGYINDSKQQIIEEIKMSGAKVVIIGMGAPMQDEMAVLLKNSGYIGSVYTCGGFIHQIQENIMSFPEWSNKLGLRWMYRLFTQRGMLKRLLQTYPKFVITYVWFLLFQIKKT; this comes from the coding sequence ATGATCAAACAAATTTACCAAATTTTTTATGATAAACTCCCCAATACTCTTAATGATATTTTACCTGTATATGATAGATGTAAATTAGTAACATGTCTGAACCCGTATTATCTGGTAAAGCTAACCCCTATAGACTATTCATTGTATGAAAACTTTGACTACATTCCTTCAGATGGGATGGGACCAATTAAGTTAAATAAATATTGCGGTCATCAGAAATCCATTAGATTATCTTTTGACTTGTCTGCAATGGCTGGTCCTGTTTTTCGAGATATGATATCCCACAATGAAAGTATGTATGTGTTAGGAGCAAAACCAGGTGAGGTGGATAAGTCAGTACAAACTATAAAGCAAAATTTTGAAGGAATCAAAATTGCAGGTTTTCATCATGGTTACATTAATGACTCTAAACAGCAAATTATTGAGGAGATTAAAATGAGTGGCGCTAAAGTGGTTATTATTGGTATGGGGGCTCCCATGCAAGATGAGATGGCAGTATTGCTTAAAAATAGTGGTTATATTGGATCTGTGTATACTTGTGGTGGTTTTATACACCAAATACAAGAAAATATAATGTCATTTCCGGAATGGTCTAATAAATTAGGGCTACGTTGGATGTACCGTTTATTTACACAAAGAGGGATGCTTAAGCGATTACTCCAAACTTATCCAAAATTCGTCATTACCTATGTCTGGTTTCTCCTATTTCAAATAAAGAAGACATAA
- a CDS encoding NAD-dependent epimerase/dehydratase family protein: MNILITGIHGFVGTNFAMSLKQHVLYGLDIIAPPKNGVVKTFSWKDIETTSYPLQSLPPFDAIIHLAGKAHDTKNQSAAQSYFDINTGLTQKIFDFFLESSAKKFIFFSSVKAAADSVAGNMLTEDVIPTPVGPYGESKIRAEEYIRQHLSKEKQVYILRPCMIHGPGNKGNLNLLYNVVKKGIPWPLGDFENRRSFTSIDNLCYVLEGLLTRDVASGIYHMGDDEAMSTNELIETMCEVMGKKPHIWKMNRRMMEGCAELGTLLHLPLNTERLRKLTENYVVSNAKIKKALGIEKMPFTAKEGLVKTIRSFLDSGKI, encoded by the coding sequence ATGAACATACTTATCACAGGTATCCACGGCTTCGTGGGCACCAATTTTGCCATGTCCCTCAAGCAGCATGTGCTTTATGGATTGGATATCATTGCTCCTCCAAAAAATGGAGTAGTTAAAACCTTTTCATGGAAAGATATCGAAACTACTTCTTACCCTTTACAATCACTACCTCCATTCGATGCTATCATCCACTTAGCAGGCAAGGCTCATGATACCAAGAACCAATCAGCTGCACAGTCTTATTTTGATATCAACACTGGTCTTACCCAGAAGATATTCGATTTCTTTTTGGAATCGTCAGCCAAGAAGTTCATCTTTTTTAGCTCTGTGAAAGCTGCTGCTGACAGTGTGGCAGGAAATATGTTGACTGAAGATGTAATTCCCACACCGGTTGGCCCTTATGGGGAAAGTAAAATCAGGGCGGAAGAGTATATACGACAGCATCTTTCAAAAGAGAAGCAAGTTTACATTCTTCGTCCTTGCATGATTCATGGCCCCGGAAATAAGGGGAATCTGAACTTACTTTATAATGTAGTGAAGAAGGGTATTCCATGGCCCTTGGGCGATTTTGAAAATCGTCGTTCGTTTACTTCGATAGATAATCTTTGCTATGTACTAGAGGGGCTGTTGACCAGGGATGTAGCAAGTGGTATCTACCATATGGGTGATGATGAAGCAATGTCTACCAATGAATTGATCGAGACGATGTGTGAAGTGATGGGAAAGAAGCCACATATCTGGAAGATGAACCGTAGAATGATGGAAGGGTGTGCCGAATTGGGTACGTTACTGCATTTGCCTTTAAATACAGAGCGTCTTCGTAAGCTTACGGAGAATTATGTTGTGAGTAATGCTAAAATAAAAAAGGCATTGGGTATTGAAAAAATGCCATTTACGGCAAAAGAAGGATTGGTGAAAACGATTCGAAGCTTTCTAGACTCTGGAAAAATATAA
- a CDS encoding MraY family glycosyltransferase: protein MYYLIILVLLFLAELFYFRIADKCNIIDKPNERSSHTRITLRGGGIIFYFGALVFFLTNSFEYPWFILALTLITFISFVDDIRSTSQGLRLAFHFSAMALMFYQWGMFALPWWTILVALIVCTGIINAYNFMDGINGITGGYSLVVLLALAYINKMIVPFVEQGLIYTIICAVFVFNFFNFRKKAKCFAGDVGSVSIAFIILFLIGRLIIKTENFSWMILLVVYGVDSVLTIIHRLMLHENIGLPHRKHLYQIMANELKIPHQMVSSVYMAVQAVIIVGYLYLRQEGYWYLLGSILVLTAIYIGFMHKYFHLHR from the coding sequence ATGTATTATCTTATCATATTGGTTCTGCTATTTCTGGCAGAACTTTTTTATTTCCGTATAGCCGATAAATGCAATATAATCGATAAGCCCAATGAGCGTAGTTCGCATACCCGGATTACTTTGCGCGGAGGCGGGATAATTTTCTATTTTGGTGCTTTGGTCTTTTTTCTGACGAACAGTTTCGAATATCCTTGGTTTATATTGGCTTTGACTTTGATTACCTTTATCAGTTTTGTGGATGACATTCGTTCCACTTCTCAAGGTTTGCGCTTGGCGTTTCATTTCTCGGCCATGGCATTGATGTTCTACCAGTGGGGAATGTTTGCCTTACCTTGGTGGACTATCCTTGTGGCACTGATAGTCTGTACGGGTATCATTAATGCATATAACTTCATGGATGGCATCAACGGGATTACCGGTGGCTATTCGCTTGTCGTTCTATTGGCATTGGCATATATCAATAAAATGATTGTACCGTTCGTGGAACAAGGATTGATTTATACGATAATATGTGCAGTATTCGTATTCAACTTCTTCAATTTCCGGAAGAAAGCGAAATGCTTTGCGGGCGATGTGGGCTCGGTAAGTATTGCTTTTATCATTTTGTTTCTAATAGGCAGATTGATAATTAAGACAGAAAATTTCAGTTGGATGATTCTGCTTGTTGTTTATGGGGTAGATAGCGTGTTGACTATCATTCATCGCCTGATGCTTCATGAAAACATCGGTTTGCCACATCGGAAACATCTGTATCAAATTATGGCGAACGAATTGAAAATACCCCATCAAATGGTTTCATCGGTCTATATGGCAGTGCAAGCTGTGATTATTGTGGGGTATCTATATCTCAGACAGGAAGGTTATTGGTATCTGTTGGGAAGCATTTTAGTACTGACTGCCATCTATATTGGGTTTATGCATAAATACTTTCATTTACATAGGTGA
- a CDS encoding smalltalk protein, with the protein MKKTLWNTILKVVIAIAITITGIFGGQAIMA; encoded by the coding sequence ATGAAAAAAACGCTTTGGAATACGATTTTGAAAGTTGTGATAGCTATTGCAATCACTATTACCGGAATATTTGGAGGACAAGCGATAATGGCTTAG
- a CDS encoding GH92 family glycosyl hydrolase → MRRILLIATGLLCLSAQAQKLTDYVNPLIGTKDMGHTFPGACVPHGSVQLSPDTDTIPHNVGGVYQKDAYRYCAGYQYEDESIVGFSHTHMNGTGHSDLGDILLMPTVGAIQLNPGVKEDTRSGYRSAYRHENEVSRPGYYSAFLDDYGVKAELTATERVGIHKYTYPAGEGNVIIDLDHGIYNYDGKVLWSNLRVENDTLLTGCRITNGWARMNQVYFAISFSRPILRYGGKDVSDKSVYKGFWRRFDMEHDFPDMAGRKLKTYFVFDMSDGTPLEVKVALSAVSTDGALKNLRAETAGKSFNELCALATEKWEKALSVIKAEGDEDIKTSFYTSLYHTMINPSVYMDVDGAYRGLDRNVHQADGFTNYTVFSLWDTFRALHPLFNLMDARKSKDMLGSLMKHYGQSVHKALPIWSHMGNENWCMIGYHAVSLLSDGITKGIVLDNGQALEAMLNSSTLSYYDGIASYMKLGYVPLEENQSAASITLEYAYDDWTIYHLAKAMGNKEVADRYKERAMNYKKMFNPATGYVSPRYTDGSWKKDFNLYDTHGQGFIEGNSLNYSFFVPHDVKGLISCMGGDKEFVKRLDRLFTEDLPAEAYEHTEDVTAEGILGSYVHGNEPSHHVPYLYMWTSQPWKTAERIREVFDKMYKNRIDGLCGNDDCGQMSAWYIFSAMGFYPVCPGSDQYVLGAPALDSIEMQLEDGNTFRVKAENLSAANKYVKSIYLNGKPYTKAYLNHADVVKGGELRFVMSDKPNKRKYKEEEKPYSLSAESN, encoded by the coding sequence ATGAGACGAATTTTGCTAATTGCCACCGGACTGCTCTGCTTGTCCGCGCAAGCCCAGAAACTGACAGATTATGTGAATCCATTGATTGGAACGAAAGACATGGGACATACTTTTCCCGGTGCTTGTGTTCCGCATGGGAGTGTGCAACTAAGTCCCGATACGGATACGATCCCGCACAATGTGGGCGGGGTGTACCAGAAGGATGCCTATCGTTATTGTGCCGGTTATCAATATGAGGATGAGTCTATCGTTGGTTTCAGCCATACCCACATGAATGGTACGGGGCATTCCGATTTGGGAGATATCCTACTGATGCCTACTGTCGGTGCGATACAGTTGAATCCGGGAGTGAAGGAAGACACCCGTTCAGGCTACCGTTCGGCTTATCGGCATGAGAACGAAGTATCCCGTCCGGGATATTATTCCGCCTTTCTTGATGATTACGGAGTAAAAGCGGAATTGACGGCTACCGAGCGTGTAGGTATTCATAAATACACCTATCCGGCAGGAGAAGGAAATGTGATTATCGACTTGGATCATGGTATCTATAACTATGATGGAAAAGTGCTATGGAGTAATTTACGGGTAGAGAATGACACCTTGTTGACCGGTTGCCGGATAACGAACGGATGGGCGCGTATGAATCAGGTTTATTTCGCCATCTCTTTTTCCCGCCCTATACTTCGATATGGAGGGAAAGACGTAAGCGATAAAAGCGTATATAAAGGATTCTGGCGCAGATTCGATATGGAACATGACTTTCCGGATATGGCAGGCAGAAAACTTAAGACCTATTTTGTATTCGATATGTCCGATGGCACTCCTTTGGAAGTAAAAGTGGCGCTCTCTGCCGTTAGTACCGATGGCGCATTGAAGAATCTCCGCGCGGAAACTGCCGGGAAATCATTCAACGAACTTTGTGCGCTGGCAACTGAAAAATGGGAGAAAGCGCTTTCTGTCATAAAGGCTGAAGGTGATGAAGATATCAAGACCAGTTTCTACACCTCTTTATATCATACGATGATCAATCCTTCCGTTTATATGGACGTTGACGGTGCTTACCGCGGGTTGGATAGAAATGTTCACCAGGCAGACGGATTTACAAACTATACCGTGTTCTCCTTGTGGGATACATTCCGGGCACTTCATCCGCTGTTCAACCTGATGGATGCACGGAAAAGCAAGGATATGCTCGGTTCTTTGATGAAGCATTATGGGCAAAGTGTGCATAAAGCCCTTCCAATATGGTCGCATATGGGAAATGAAAACTGGTGCATGATCGGTTATCATGCCGTGTCGCTTTTGTCGGACGGTATAACGAAAGGGATTGTATTGGATAATGGACAGGCATTGGAAGCTATGTTGAACAGTTCCACTTTATCTTATTATGATGGGATTGCTTCGTATATGAAATTGGGATATGTACCCTTGGAAGAGAACCAGAGTGCCGCTTCCATTACCTTAGAATATGCTTATGATGACTGGACGATCTATCATCTGGCAAAAGCGATGGGGAATAAGGAGGTAGCCGACCGTTATAAGGAGAGAGCGATGAACTATAAGAAGATGTTCAATCCGGCAACCGGTTATGTATCTCCCCGTTACACTGATGGAAGCTGGAAGAAGGACTTCAACCTGTACGATACTCACGGACAAGGATTTATTGAAGGGAACTCCCTGAATTATTCATTCTTCGTGCCTCATGATGTCAAAGGGTTAATCTCTTGTATGGGCGGTGATAAGGAATTTGTGAAACGCCTCGATCGCCTCTTTACGGAAGATCTCCCTGCTGAGGCTTATGAACATACCGAGGATGTAACGGCAGAAGGAATTTTAGGCAGTTATGTTCATGGTAACGAGCCGAGCCATCACGTTCCTTATTTATATATGTGGACTTCCCAACCTTGGAAGACGGCAGAACGCATCCGGGAGGTTTTTGATAAAATGTATAAGAACCGTATCGATGGCTTGTGTGGGAATGATGATTGCGGCCAGATGTCGGCTTGGTACATCTTTTCAGCGATGGGATTCTATCCTGTATGTCCCGGCAGCGATCAGTATGTGTTGGGGGCTCCGGCACTCGATTCAATAGAGATGCAGTTGGAGGATGGGAATACCTTCCGGGTAAAGGCAGAAAATCTATCCGCGGCAAATAAATACGTAAAGTCTATCTATCTCAATGGCAAACCTTATACGAAGGCATATCTGAATCATGCGGATGTTGTGAAAGGTGGTGAGCTGCGCTTTGTAATGAGCGACAAGCCGAATAAACGGAAATATAAAGAAGAAGAAAAGCCTTACTCATTGTCGGCTGAGTCGAATTAG
- the trxA gene encoding thioredoxin, producing MAFEFKDSNYQEIIAEGKPVVVDFWAPWCGPCKVVGGFISELAEEYEGKVLIGKCDIDENGDMAAEYGIRNIPTVLFFKDGNLVDKQVGSAAKSVFEEKVKKLL from the coding sequence ATGGCTTTTGAATTTAAAGACAGCAACTATCAGGAAATTATTGCCGAAGGAAAACCGGTTGTTGTTGACTTTTGGGCTCCTTGGTGTGGTCCTTGTAAGGTAGTAGGCGGTTTCATCTCCGAGTTGGCAGAAGAGTATGAAGGAAAAGTGCTTATCGGTAAATGCGATATTGACGAAAATGGTGATATGGCTGCCGAGTACGGTATCCGCAACATTCCGACCGTACTGTTCTTCAAGGATGGTAATCTGGTAGACAAACAGGTTGGGTCTGCTGCTAAATCTGTATTTGAAGAGAAAGTGAAGAAATTACTATAA
- the dnaE gene encoding DNA polymerase III subunit alpha, with protein MQDFVHLHVHTQYSLLDGQASVSALVDKAMKNGMKGIAVTDHGNMFAIKEFTNYVNKKNGGPKGEIKDQKKRLAAIEAGEVQCEDKEAEIAACKAKIAEAEAKLFKPIIGCEMYVARRTMDKKEGKADQSGYHLIVLAKNEKGYHNLIKLVSRAWTEGYYMRPRTDRNELQKYHEGLIICSACLGGEVPKKITQGLLDEAEETIQWYKNLFGDDYYLELQRHKATTPRANHEAYPLQVNVNKHLVEYAKKYNIKLICTNDVHFVNAEHAEAHDRLICLSTGKDLDDPKRMLYTKQEWMKTREEMNELFADVPEALSNTLEILDKVEYYSIDHAPIMPTFAIPEEFGTEEGYRQKYTEEDLFNEFTRDENGNVVLSEDDAKAKIKRLGGYDKLYRIKLEADYLKKLAFDGAKALYGDPLSDEVRERIIFELHIMKTMGFPGYFLIVQDFINAARKELGVSVGPGRGSAAGSAVAYCLGITKIDPIQYDLLFERFLNPDRISLPDIDVDFDDDGRGEVLRWVTNKYGQEKVAHIITYGTMATKLAIKDVARVQKLPLSESDRLAKLVPDKIPDKKLNLRNAIDYVPELQAAEASPDPLTRDTLKYALMLEGNVRGTGVHACGTIICRDDITDWVPVSTADDKETGEKMLVTQYEGSVIEDTGLIKMDFLGLKTLSIIKEAVENIRLSRGLELDVDKIDINDPATYKLYSDGRTIGTFQFESAGMQKYLRELQPSTFEDLIAMNALYRPGPMDYIPDFIDRKHGRKPIEYDIPVMEKYLKDTYGITVYQEQVMLLSRLLADFTRGESDALRKAMGKKLRDKLDHMKPKFIEGGRKNGHDPKVLEKIWTDWEKFASYAFNKSHATCYSWVAYQTAYLKANYPSEYMAAVMSRSLSNITDITKLMDECKAMGIQVLGPDVNESNLKFTVNKHGNIRFGLGAVKGVGESAVQSIMEERQKNGPFTGIFDFVQRVNLNACNKKNMECLALSGGFDSFPELKREQFFAVNSKGELFLETLMRYGNRYQTDKSAAVNSLFGGENVIDIATPEILPAERWGDLERLNKERDLVGIYLSAHPLDEYSIVLDHVCNTRMAELEDKAALAGREITMGGIVTSVRRGISKNGNPYGIAKIEDYSGSVELPFFGNDWVTYQGYLGEGTFLFIKARCQPKQWRPEELDIKITSMELLPDVKEKLIEKITILIPLSVLNSALVAELSSLTKEHLGNTELYFKVMDKDEKMHVDLISRPVKLSVGKDLITYLKERPELEFRIN; from the coding sequence ATGCAGGATTTCGTTCATTTACATGTCCATACCCAGTACTCCCTTCTGGATGGTCAGGCCAGCGTGAGTGCATTGGTCGATAAAGCCATGAAGAATGGGATGAAGGGCATTGCCGTGACAGATCATGGAAACATGTTCGCTATCAAGGAGTTCACTAATTATGTCAATAAGAAGAACGGAGGCCCGAAGGGTGAAATAAAAGATCAGAAAAAGCGTCTTGCCGCCATAGAGGCCGGTGAAGTGCAATGCGAGGATAAAGAAGCGGAAATAGCTGCCTGCAAAGCAAAGATAGCGGAAGCGGAAGCTAAATTATTCAAACCGATTATCGGTTGTGAAATGTATGTGGCACGCCGCACAATGGATAAAAAGGAGGGGAAAGCCGACCAAAGCGGTTATCACCTGATTGTACTTGCCAAGAATGAAAAAGGTTATCATAACCTGATAAAGCTTGTCTCCAGAGCATGGACGGAGGGGTATTATATGCGTCCGCGTACCGACCGGAACGAGTTGCAGAAATATCATGAGGGCTTGATTATTTGTTCGGCATGTCTGGGAGGCGAAGTTCCGAAAAAGATCACTCAGGGTTTGCTTGATGAGGCGGAAGAAACCATTCAATGGTATAAGAATCTTTTCGGTGACGACTATTACCTGGAATTGCAACGGCATAAGGCAACCACGCCTCGTGCCAATCATGAAGCCTATCCTCTACAGGTGAACGTCAATAAACATCTGGTAGAGTATGCGAAGAAGTACAATATCAAACTGATTTGTACGAATGATGTACATTTTGTCAATGCGGAACATGCCGAGGCGCACGACCGCCTGATCTGTTTGAGTACGGGCAAGGATTTGGATGATCCGAAGCGTATGCTCTATACCAAACAGGAGTGGATGAAGACTCGTGAAGAGATGAACGAACTCTTCGCTGATGTGCCCGAAGCCTTGAGTAATACACTGGAGATTCTCGATAAGGTGGAATATTATTCCATCGATCATGCACCTATCATGCCGACTTTTGCCATTCCCGAGGAATTCGGTACGGAAGAGGGATACCGACAAAAATATACGGAAGAAGATCTTTTTAATGAATTCACCCGCGATGAGAATGGGAATGTAGTATTGAGCGAAGATGATGCGAAAGCGAAGATCAAGCGGTTGGGTGGCTATGATAAGCTATATCGTATTAAGTTGGAGGCGGATTACCTCAAAAAACTGGCTTTCGATGGAGCCAAGGCCTTGTATGGCGATCCTTTGTCCGATGAAGTCCGTGAACGAATAATCTTCGAACTGCACATCATGAAGACAATGGGGTTCCCGGGATACTTCCTCATCGTGCAGGACTTTATCAATGCTGCACGGAAGGAGCTGGGCGTATCTGTGGGTCCCGGACGTGGATCGGCTGCCGGTTCGGCAGTGGCTTACTGTCTCGGAATTACGAAAATCGACCCGATACAGTACGATTTGCTGTTTGAACGTTTCCTCAATCCCGACCGTATCTCCTTACCTGATATCGATGTGGATTTTGATGATGACGGCCGTGGAGAAGTGTTGCGTTGGGTGACGAATAAATATGGTCAGGAGAAGGTTGCCCATATCATCACCTATGGTACGATGGCTACGAAACTTGCCATTAAAGACGTTGCACGCGTTCAGAAGTTACCGCTATCCGAATCGGATCGGTTGGCAAAGCTCGTACCCGATAAAATCCCTGATAAGAAGTTGAACTTGCGGAATGCAATAGATTACGTTCCGGAACTGCAAGCTGCCGAGGCATCTCCCGACCCGTTGACAAGGGATACGCTGAAATATGCGCTTATGTTGGAAGGCAATGTGCGGGGGACGGGTGTGCATGCCTGCGGAACGATCATCTGCCGGGATGATATCACCGACTGGGTACCTGTAAGTACCGCAGATGATAAAGAAACAGGCGAAAAGATGCTGGTGACGCAGTATGAAGGTTCGGTGATCGAGGATACCGGGCTGATAAAGATGGACTTTCTCGGACTGAAAACTTTATCTATCATCAAAGAAGCTGTCGAGAATATACGCTTGAGCAGGGGGCTTGAATTGGATGTTGATAAAATCGACATAAACGATCCGGCTACTTATAAATTATATAGTGACGGACGCACCATCGGTACGTTCCAGTTTGAATCTGCCGGCATGCAAAAATACCTTCGTGAGTTGCAACCTTCTACTTTCGAGGACTTGATTGCCATGAACGCCCTTTACCGACCGGGACCGATGGATTATATCCCCGACTTTATCGACCGTAAACACGGGCGGAAGCCGATCGAATATGATATCCCGGTGATGGAGAAATACCTGAAAGATACCTACGGCATCACGGTGTATCAGGAACAGGTCATGCTCTTGTCACGTCTGTTGGCAGACTTTACACGTGGTGAATCTGACGCTTTGCGTAAAGCCATGGGTAAGAAGCTCCGTGATAAGCTGGATCATATGAAACCGAAGTTTATCGAAGGAGGACGTAAAAACGGTCATGACCCGAAGGTACTGGAGAAGATCTGGACTGACTGGGAGAAGTTTGCTTCTTATGCGTTCAATAAATCACACGCGACTTGTTATTCGTGGGTGGCATATCAGACTGCTTACCTGAAAGCCAATTATCCTTCGGAATACATGGCTGCTGTCATGAGTCGAAGTTTGTCCAACATCACGGATATTACCAAGCTGATGGACGAATGTAAGGCGATGGGCATTCAGGTACTTGGACCGGATGTGAACGAAAGTAATCTGAAGTTCACGGTAAACAAGCACGGCAATATCCGTTTCGGTTTGGGAGCCGTGAAGGGAGTGGGAGAGTCTGCCGTACAGAGCATCATGGAAGAACGACAGAAGAATGGGCCGTTTACCGGCATATTCGACTTTGTACAACGTGTCAACCTGAATGCTTGTAATAAGAAAAATATGGAATGCCTGGCTTTATCGGGCGGTTTTGATAGTTTCCCGGAATTGAAACGAGAGCAATTCTTTGCAGTCAATTCGAAGGGAGAACTCTTCCTTGAAACCCTGATGCGGTATGGTAACCGTTACCAGACGGATAAATCTGCTGCCGTCAATTCCCTGTTTGGCGGTGAAAATGTGATCGATATCGCCACTCCCGAGATTCTTCCTGCCGAACGTTGGGGGGATTTGGAGCGCCTGAATAAAGAAAGGGACTTGGTGGGAATCTACCTTTCAGCGCATCCGCTGGATGAATATTCCATTGTCTTGGATCATGTTTGTAACACACGCATGGCGGAATTGGAAGACAAAGCTGCTTTAGCCGGACGCGAAATAACGATGGGGGGCATTGTGACTAGTGTTCGCCGGGGAATCAGCAAGAACGGCAATCCCTATGGTATTGCAAAGATAGAAGACTATTCGGGTTCGGTGGAGCTGCCGTTTTTCGGAAATGATTGGGTGACTTATCAGGGGTATCTCGGAGAAGGGACTTTCTTATTTATCAAGGCACGCTGCCAGCCCAAACAGTGGCGTCCTGAAGAATTGGACATTAAGATAACCTCTATGGAGTTGTTGCCGGATGTCAAGGAGAAGCTGATCGAGAAAATTACGATACTCATTCCTTTGTCGGTATTGAATTCCGCTTTGGTAGCCGAATTGTCATCACTGACGAAAGAACACCTCGGAAACACGGAATTGTATTTCAAAGTGATGGATAAGGATGAGAAGATGCATGTCGACCTGATATCCCGTCCGGTGAAATTGTCGGTTGGAAAAGATTTGATTACTTATTTAAAAGAGCGTCCCGAACTGGAGTTTCGAATTAATTAA
- a CDS encoding phosphatidylserine decarboxylase family protein → MGRLKKLKKIRIHREGTHILWGSFFLLLLINAAFYWGIDCKIPFYLVALTSIIVYGLMMNFFRCPIRLFGEDTEKIVVAPADGKIVVIEEVDEHEYFHDRRIMVSIFMSILNVHANWYPVDGTVKMVSHHNGKFMKAWLPKASTENERSTIVIETPEGVEILTRQIAGAMARRIVTYAEVGEECYIDEHMGFIKFGSRVDVYLPLGTEICVSMGQLTTGNQTVIAKLK, encoded by the coding sequence ATGGGTCGACTAAAGAAATTAAAAAAGATACGCATCCACCGGGAAGGAACACACATTCTATGGGGAAGCTTTTTCCTGCTGCTACTCATTAATGCGGCCTTTTACTGGGGGATTGATTGCAAAATTCCATTCTATCTGGTAGCTTTGACCAGTATCATTGTCTACGGATTGATGATGAACTTCTTTCGGTGTCCCATCCGCCTCTTCGGAGAAGATACAGAGAAGATCGTCGTAGCACCCGCTGATGGGAAAATCGTTGTTATCGAAGAGGTGGACGAGCATGAATATTTCCACGACCGCCGGATTATGGTATCCATTTTCATGAGTATACTAAACGTGCATGCCAATTGGTATCCAGTAGACGGAACAGTCAAAATGGTATCGCACCATAACGGGAAATTCATGAAAGCGTGGCTACCGAAAGCAAGTACAGAAAACGAACGTTCGACGATCGTCATCGAGACTCCCGAAGGAGTGGAAATCCTTACCCGCCAGATAGCCGGAGCCATGGCACGGCGCATCGTCACTTATGCCGAAGTGGGTGAAGAATGTTATATAGACGAACACATGGGATTCATCAAATTCGGTTCTCGTGTAGATGTATATCTCCCGTTAGGAACAGAAATATGTGTTTCAATGGGACAATTAACTACCGGCAATCAGACCGTCATCGCCAAACTGAAATAA
- a CDS encoding CDP-alcohol phosphatidyltransferase family protein, whose protein sequence is MTNSIKRHIPNTVTCLNLFSGCIACFMAFQARYELALTFIILSAVFDFFDGMLARVLHAFSPIGKDLDSLADDISFGAAPSFVVFSLFKEMHYPGSMEWLAPYLPYAAFLISVFSALRLAKFNNDTRQTSSFIGLPVPANALFWGALTVGAHDFLISPACNPFYLLVVVLLFSWLLVSEIPMFSLKFKNLSWKDNKVSFIFLIVCIPLLIFLGISGFSAVIVWYIILSLFTRKNK, encoded by the coding sequence ATGACAAATTCCATCAAGAGACATATTCCGAATACTGTTACCTGCCTGAACCTGTTTTCCGGTTGTATAGCCTGCTTTATGGCTTTCCAAGCCCGTTACGAGTTGGCACTTACCTTTATTATATTAAGTGCTGTATTCGACTTCTTCGATGGAATGCTGGCACGTGTACTCCATGCATTTTCTCCTATCGGCAAAGATCTCGACTCCCTTGCCGATGACATCAGCTTCGGAGCCGCGCCCTCATTTGTAGTATTCTCTTTATTCAAAGAGATGCATTATCCGGGAAGCATGGAATGGCTTGCTCCTTATTTGCCTTATGCCGCTTTCCTGATTTCCGTCTTTTCTGCCTTACGATTGGCTAAATTCAACAACGATACCCGCCAGACCAGTTCGTTTATCGGACTTCCGGTTCCGGCAAACGCTCTGTTTTGGGGAGCTTTGACAGTAGGTGCGCACGATTTCCTCATTTCTCCTGCCTGCAATCCCTTCTATCTTCTAGTGGTAGTACTTTTATTTTCATGGTTGTTGGTATCCGAAATACCGATGTTCTCATTGAAGTTCAAAAATCTTTCCTGGAAAGACAACAAAGTTAGTTTTATATTCCTTATCGTCTGTATTCCTTTGCTTATTTTCCTTGGAATTAGTGGATTCTCAGCAGTAATCGTATGGTATATCATACTTTCACTTTTTACAAGAAAAAATAAATAA